A region from the Flavobacteriales bacterium genome encodes:
- a CDS encoding choice-of-anchor L domain-containing protein: MAHGLNSPPVNKQTLRPFLVSTALVVTTVGSAQLTVNNTLTPQQIVQTVLLGPGVTASNITFLGDPDQLGTFNGAASNIGMGAGMIMASGSITVAPGPNNAGGMTLGGGNWGIGDPDLDSIVAILPVPGTTHDRAILEFDFVPTGDSLAFNFVLASEEYDEYVCGTVTDVFAFFLSGPGISGPYSNNAANIALVPGTNVPVAINTVNIGVPGGLYTSTNCDAFDPNWTANSSYYVQNNPIGPTVQYDGFTVVLSAQAQVQCGQTYHIKLAIADVGDTGWDSAVFLEAGSFQSNAVSLSTQIDAGGQDSTIYEGCGQATLYLTRAGDLSQQEDVQFITGGAAIEGTDYNNVANQFTFLPGEDSLLVVITATLDAVTEGPELVELIAIANGNCGVDSTFLYFYIDDAPPINLVMSNDTTLPCNDSVFVSGVASGGFGALMLDWGQTIADGTTGDWVAPPATTTYTLTVTDACGVHTVIGDATVTVPVPDPLVVVITPDTTVFCPESPVDLSTTTTGGTVPYSYMWSGGLGTDPTVSVAPPTTQSWTVVVTDNCGLVANDDVSVVVQYDTIVVVTSADTSTCRGDTAFLSALASFGTGAYTYIWDNTVIGPENPIAPSGNGSYTVIATDGCGISASDDVTVGVNAPVAAFSYTGSVYVENFPVQFLDESVGATAWSWDFEYPDLVSAEQNPLVVYPAAGMYEVMLAIVDDLGCVDTTYRSILIDPELHFYAPNAFTPDGDGTNEAFFGAGVGFATYHMRIFNRWGELVHDTDELFGKWDGTAGGVEAPEGVYTYWFRVQGISGEVQEHLGHVTLLR; encoded by the coding sequence ATGGCCCACGGCCTAAATTCACCGCCGGTGAACAAGCAGACCCTCAGGCCATTCCTCGTTTCGACCGCCTTGGTGGTCACCACCGTCGGCAGTGCCCAGCTCACCGTCAACAACACGCTCACTCCCCAACAGATCGTGCAGACCGTGTTGCTCGGCCCTGGGGTAACAGCAAGCAACATCACCTTTCTAGGCGACCCCGACCAACTTGGCACCTTCAATGGTGCGGCGAGCAATATCGGAATGGGTGCTGGGATGATCATGGCATCGGGCAGTATCACGGTGGCTCCTGGCCCGAACAATGCGGGCGGGATGACATTGGGTGGGGGGAATTGGGGTATCGGTGACCCCGACCTGGACAGTATTGTCGCGATCCTTCCCGTTCCAGGGACCACTCACGACCGGGCCATTCTTGAGTTTGATTTCGTTCCAACGGGTGATTCTCTCGCGTTCAATTTCGTGCTCGCCAGTGAGGAGTACGACGAGTACGTGTGCGGCACCGTCACGGATGTGTTCGCTTTCTTTTTGAGCGGACCAGGCATCAGTGGACCGTACTCCAACAACGCGGCCAACATTGCACTAGTCCCAGGGACCAACGTTCCCGTGGCCATCAACACAGTGAATATCGGCGTGCCGGGCGGCTTGTACACATCCACCAATTGTGATGCGTTTGACCCGAACTGGACGGCAAACAGCAGCTACTATGTTCAGAACAACCCTATTGGGCCTACGGTTCAGTACGATGGGTTCACGGTGGTGCTTTCAGCGCAGGCTCAAGTGCAATGCGGGCAGACCTATCACATCAAATTGGCCATTGCAGACGTAGGTGACACGGGGTGGGACAGCGCAGTTTTCCTTGAAGCTGGCAGCTTTCAGAGCAACGCGGTGAGCCTGAGCACCCAGATCGACGCCGGTGGCCAGGACAGTACCATTTACGAAGGCTGTGGTCAAGCTACCTTGTACCTCACCCGTGCTGGTGACCTTTCCCAGCAGGAAGATGTTCAATTCATCACGGGCGGAGCGGCAATTGAAGGCACGGATTACAACAACGTGGCCAACCAGTTCACCTTCCTGCCAGGTGAAGACAGCCTGTTGGTCGTGATCACCGCAACGCTTGATGCCGTCACCGAAGGCCCCGAACTTGTTGAGTTGATCGCTATCGCGAACGGCAATTGTGGGGTGGATAGCACCTTCCTTTACTTCTACATCGACGACGCGCCGCCCATCAATTTGGTGATGAGCAACGACACGACACTGCCCTGCAACGACAGTGTGTTCGTCAGTGGTGTGGCCTCGGGTGGTTTTGGAGCGCTGATGCTCGATTGGGGCCAGACCATTGCAGACGGCACAACGGGTGATTGGGTAGCGCCACCGGCCACCACCACGTACACGCTCACGGTTACTGATGCTTGTGGCGTGCATACTGTGATCGGGGATGCGACGGTAACCGTGCCAGTTCCGGACCCATTGGTGGTGGTTATCACCCCTGATACGACGGTTTTCTGCCCTGAAAGCCCCGTGGACCTGAGCACAACGACCACGGGTGGAACGGTACCCTACAGCTACATGTGGAGCGGCGGCCTTGGCACGGATCCAACTGTCAGCGTGGCCCCGCCAACTACCCAATCATGGACCGTGGTCGTTACTGACAATTGCGGGCTTGTCGCCAATGACGATGTAAGCGTGGTGGTGCAATACGACACCATTGTGGTCGTAACCAGCGCAGATACGAGCACCTGTCGCGGTGATACGGCGTTCTTGAGCGCCTTGGCATCGTTCGGCACAGGAGCCTATACGTACATCTGGGACAATACGGTCATTGGCCCGGAAAACCCCATCGCTCCGTCGGGCAACGGTTCGTACACGGTCATCGCCACCGATGGATGCGGTATCAGTGCCAGCGACGATGTCACCGTTGGAGTGAATGCGCCCGTTGCGGCCTTCAGCTACACCGGTAGCGTTTATGTGGAGAACTTCCCCGTGCAATTCCTTGATGAGAGCGTGGGCGCGACTGCATGGTCCTGGGATTTCGAGTACCCCGACCTGGTCAGTGCGGAGCAGAACCCGCTTGTTGTGTACCCTGCTGCGGGCATGTACGAAGTGATGTTGGCCATCGTCGACGATCTGGGTTGTGTGGACACGACCTACCGCAGCATCCTCATTGATCCTGAACTGCATTTCTACGCGCCCAACGCATTCACCCCCGATGGTGATGGCACGAACGAGGCGTTTTTCGGTGCCGGTGTGGGTTTTGCCACTTACCACATGCGGATCTTCAACCGCTGGGGCGAACTGGTTCATGACACCGATGAACTCTTCGGCAAGTGGGACGGCACGGCAGGAGGAGTGGAAGCACCCGAAGGGGTTTACACCTATTGGTTCCGCGTGCAAGGGATCAGTGGTGAGGTGCAGGAGCATCTGGGCCATGTGACCCTGCTGCGATAG
- a CDS encoding RluA family pseudouridine synthase — MSSTEKPLEVLWRDDHVAAVLKPAGVPSQPDKTGDTSVLELVGKVPGFASQPQEIGLPHRLDRPVSGVMLLALTPQALTGLSGAFASGSVRKEYWAVVHGVPPERGEWLHRFKQDAVKHKAVPCAPSAGREVRVLYRKLAQGDRYALLALQPLGGMFHQLRAQCSAAGFPIKGDVKYGARRGEPDRSIGLHARSLSFEHPVSGKVISVEAPAPATALWKALLDVAGSDVPER; from the coding sequence ATGAGCAGTACTGAGAAGCCCTTGGAGGTGCTATGGCGCGATGATCATGTGGCCGCAGTGCTCAAACCTGCGGGTGTACCATCCCAGCCGGACAAGACAGGCGACACTTCAGTTCTGGAACTTGTCGGAAAGGTCCCCGGCTTTGCATCGCAACCGCAGGAGATCGGGCTTCCTCATCGATTGGACCGGCCCGTTTCAGGAGTGATGCTTCTTGCTCTGACCCCGCAGGCCTTGACCGGATTGAGCGGTGCTTTCGCCTCCGGCTCAGTTCGGAAGGAGTACTGGGCTGTGGTGCACGGAGTTCCGCCGGAGCGAGGAGAGTGGTTACATCGTTTCAAGCAGGATGCTGTTAAGCACAAGGCTGTTCCGTGTGCACCGTCGGCAGGCCGCGAGGTTCGCGTGCTGTACCGGAAGTTGGCCCAGGGTGATCGCTACGCATTGCTGGCCCTTCAACCGTTAGGCGGCATGTTCCATCAACTACGGGCCCAGTGCTCGGCAGCGGGTTTTCCCATCAAGGGCGACGTTAAGTACGGCGCGCGGCGCGGAGAACCGGACAGGAGCATTGGCCTGCATGCGCGCTCACTTTCCTTTGAGCATCCCGTTTCTGGCAAGGTCATTTCGGTGGAAGCACCTGCACCAGCCACGGCTTTGTGGAAGGCGTTGCTCGACGTGGCCGGTAGCGACGTTCCAGAAAGGTGA
- the panB gene encoding 3-methyl-2-oxobutanoate hydroxymethyltransferase, whose product MSTHKEAKRVTTHVLLEMKSAGKRISMLTAYDYSLARLVDAAGIDVILVGDSASNVMAGHETTLPITLDQMIYHASAVVRGCERALIVVDLPFGTYQGNTKLALSSAIRIMKESGAHAVKLEGGREVIGSIERILTAGIPVMGHLGLTPQSIYKFGTYVVRAKEEAEAMRLKEDAKLLEEAGCFAIVLEKIPAVLAKEVAASVSIPIIGIGAGNGVDGQVLVLHDMLGINKEFNPRFLRRYADLHTTITGAVSGYIEDVRSGSFPSKDEQY is encoded by the coding sequence ATGAGCACGCACAAGGAAGCCAAACGGGTCACCACCCATGTCCTGCTGGAGATGAAGTCCGCCGGGAAGCGAATATCCATGCTGACGGCTTACGACTACTCGTTGGCCCGGCTGGTGGATGCCGCCGGTATCGATGTCATCTTGGTTGGCGACAGCGCGAGCAACGTGATGGCTGGCCACGAGACCACACTTCCCATAACGCTGGACCAGATGATCTACCACGCGAGCGCTGTTGTGCGGGGCTGCGAGCGGGCGCTCATCGTTGTGGACCTGCCGTTCGGTACCTACCAAGGCAACACGAAACTTGCGCTGAGCAGTGCCATCCGCATCATGAAAGAGAGCGGTGCACATGCCGTGAAGCTCGAAGGCGGGCGTGAGGTGATCGGTTCAATAGAGAGGATCCTCACGGCCGGGATCCCGGTGATGGGGCATTTGGGGCTTACTCCACAGAGCATTTACAAGTTCGGGACGTACGTGGTGCGTGCCAAGGAAGAAGCCGAGGCCATGCGGTTGAAGGAGGATGCCAAGCTGTTGGAGGAGGCGGGCTGTTTCGCCATTGTCCTGGAGAAGATCCCGGCGGTACTCGCCAAGGAAGTAGCTGCTTCGGTCAGTATTCCGATCATTGGCATCGGCGCAGGCAATGGCGTTGATGGTCAGGTGCTCGTGCTTCATGACATGCTCGGCATCAACAAGGAGTTCAATCCTCGCTTCCTGAGGCGCTATGCTGACCTGCACACCACGATAACAGGAGCAGTTTCCGGCTACATAGAGGACGTACGCTCAGGTAGCTTCCCAAGCAAGGATGAGCAGTACTGA
- the priA gene encoding primosomal protein N' has translation MNRTPQSQQEQLFAEVVLPLPFAGALTYSVPADLASKVATGHRLVVPFGKGEGRLLTGVVLRTHQQAPVGHRPRAALAAPDDTPLVLSGQLKHWFDLADYYMCSLGEVMMAAIPSVFMISSETRITTTGRQPNELALSNHALRALDMLGQQPLTTLDALRDSLGPALAAAAVNELVLAGAATVDEELKDRSAKRTEHYLERGARAAEESTLHEWFTVLEKKGLDAQLRALMKFVELSACFTPRERPVRRGELQRSSGTDATIVKQLVGKGVLRLVEKEPEETVKGQALEPRLAFSGTQQKALNDLRAALREHPVSLLHGVTASGKTELYVELMAEAIAKGGQVLYLLPEIALTTQIIGRLKKHFGERVAVYHSRLSMTERAAIWRRMVDSPDQVPIVLGARSAVFLPFHNLQLVVVDEEHEPSYKQQDPAPRYHARETAIMLAHNSGGRVVLGSATPSMESLFNAKNGKYGFAALLERFGDAPLPTIKVVDLAEARRKHQLRGSFSVDLCEAIEASTKAREQTILFQNRRGYVPLWQCETCDWTPQCERCDVSLTYHKRRHRLSCHYCGREYEPPTACAKCGSRRLRMLGLGTEKVEEELALLFPEARIARMDQDTTRGKHTYHKLLRDLEEGAVDVLVGTQMVTKGLDFDHVNLVAVVSADALLKFPDLRAHERAFQLMAQVAGRAGRRNRSGLVMLQTFDPGHPVLGFVKNHDVLGFYERELEQRRKHHYPPFSRLVRMTLKHAKEDRVASTAAALMEALRPVFGEMVIGPEVPAVAWVRNLHLRNIMVKLGRGSHKTGKDALRDAIDRVFADRKHSPVRITIDVDPM, from the coding sequence ATGAACCGGACGCCCCAAAGCCAGCAGGAACAGTTGTTCGCAGAGGTCGTACTGCCGCTACCGTTCGCGGGTGCGCTCACCTATTCCGTACCTGCAGATCTTGCATCGAAGGTTGCGACCGGGCACCGGTTGGTGGTGCCCTTCGGCAAAGGCGAGGGCCGTTTGCTAACTGGCGTCGTGCTGCGCACCCACCAGCAAGCGCCGGTGGGCCACCGTCCTCGCGCTGCCTTGGCCGCTCCTGACGACACGCCGCTTGTGCTCAGTGGTCAATTGAAGCACTGGTTCGACCTCGCCGATTACTACATGTGCAGCTTGGGCGAAGTGATGATGGCCGCCATACCGTCGGTGTTCATGATCAGTAGTGAAACGCGGATCACCACCACGGGCCGCCAACCGAACGAATTGGCGCTCAGCAACCACGCATTGCGGGCGTTGGACATGCTGGGGCAGCAACCGCTCACCACCCTCGACGCATTGCGCGATAGCCTTGGGCCAGCGCTCGCCGCTGCTGCCGTGAACGAATTGGTGCTTGCGGGGGCCGCCACCGTTGACGAAGAATTGAAGGACCGGTCGGCCAAACGCACCGAGCACTACTTGGAGCGCGGCGCACGTGCAGCTGAAGAGAGCACCCTGCACGAGTGGTTCACCGTGCTGGAGAAGAAGGGACTTGACGCGCAATTGCGGGCGCTGATGAAATTCGTTGAGCTGAGCGCATGTTTCACCCCACGTGAGCGTCCGGTGCGGCGAGGCGAACTGCAACGATCCAGTGGTACCGATGCAACCATAGTGAAGCAGCTTGTGGGCAAGGGTGTATTGCGTCTGGTGGAAAAGGAACCGGAGGAGACCGTGAAAGGCCAGGCACTTGAACCGCGTTTGGCCTTTTCCGGGACGCAACAGAAAGCGCTGAACGACCTGCGCGCGGCCTTGCGGGAACATCCTGTTTCGCTCCTGCACGGCGTAACGGCATCCGGCAAAACAGAGCTGTACGTTGAGCTGATGGCCGAAGCCATAGCGAAAGGCGGTCAGGTTCTTTATCTGCTGCCTGAGATCGCGTTGACCACCCAGATCATCGGTCGTTTGAAGAAGCACTTCGGTGAGCGCGTAGCGGTTTACCACTCGCGCCTATCCATGACGGAGCGGGCGGCGATCTGGCGACGGATGGTGGACTCTCCCGACCAAGTGCCCATCGTGCTTGGCGCCCGAAGTGCGGTGTTCCTTCCCTTCCACAACCTGCAATTGGTGGTGGTGGACGAGGAACACGAACCGAGCTACAAGCAACAGGACCCTGCACCACGCTACCACGCGAGGGAAACGGCCATCATGCTCGCGCACAACAGCGGAGGGCGCGTTGTGCTCGGCAGTGCCACGCCCAGTATGGAAAGCCTGTTCAATGCGAAGAACGGCAAGTACGGTTTCGCCGCACTGCTGGAGCGCTTCGGCGATGCCCCTCTGCCGACGATCAAGGTGGTGGACCTTGCCGAGGCCCGGCGCAAGCACCAACTCCGCGGCAGCTTCAGCGTGGATCTCTGCGAGGCCATCGAGGCATCGACCAAAGCGCGCGAGCAGACCATCCTGTTCCAGAACCGCAGGGGCTACGTTCCATTGTGGCAGTGCGAAACCTGCGATTGGACCCCGCAATGCGAGCGCTGCGATGTGAGCCTTACCTATCACAAACGCCGGCACCGGCTGAGCTGCCACTACTGCGGCCGCGAATACGAACCGCCCACGGCCTGCGCCAAATGCGGCAGCCGCCGATTGCGCATGCTGGGCTTGGGAACGGAGAAGGTGGAAGAAGAACTGGCACTTCTCTTCCCTGAGGCCCGCATTGCCCGCATGGACCAGGACACCACGCGCGGCAAACACACCTACCACAAGCTCCTGCGCGATCTGGAAGAAGGTGCGGTGGACGTGCTGGTGGGCACACAGATGGTGACCAAAGGGCTGGACTTCGACCACGTGAACCTTGTGGCCGTTGTGAGCGCCGATGCGCTACTGAAGTTCCCCGATCTACGGGCCCACGAAAGAGCGTTTCAGTTGATGGCGCAAGTGGCGGGCCGTGCAGGACGCCGGAACCGGTCTGGGTTGGTGATGCTCCAGACATTCGACCCCGGGCATCCGGTACTTGGCTTTGTGAAGAACCACGACGTGCTCGGATTCTACGAGCGCGAACTGGAACAGCGGCGCAAGCACCACTACCCGCCCTTCAGCCGCTTGGTGCGCATGACATTGAAACACGCCAAGGAGGACCGGGTGGCCAGCACTGCCGCAGCACTGATGGAAGCGCTGCGCCCGGTGTTCGGGGAGATGGTGATAGGGCCGGAAGTACCGGCCGTTGCGTGGGTGCGCAACCTGCACCTGCGCAACATCATGGTGAAACTGGGTCGTGGATCGCACAAGACCGGCAAAGATGCCCTGCGCGATGCCATCGACAGGGTGTTCGCCGATCGCAAGCACTCACCCGTGCGCATCACCATAGACGTGGATCCGATGTGA
- the dnaK gene encoding molecular chaperone DnaK: MSKIIGIDLGTTNSCVAVMEGSEPVVIANSEGKRTTPSIVAFIEGGERKVGDPAKRQAITNPRNTIYSIKRFMGNSFDESSKEAGRVPYEVVRGENNTPRVKIADRLYTPQEISAMVLQKMKKTAEDYLGTSVSEAVITVPAYFNDAQRQATKEAGEIAGLKVRRIINEPTAAALAYGLDKKHKDMKVVVFDCGGGTHDVSVLELGDGVFEVKATDGDTHLGGDDFDQCIIDWLAEEFKNDEGIDLRKDPMALQRLKDAAEKAKIELSSTTSSEINLPYIMPVNGIPKHLVRSLSRAKFEQLVDTLVKRTIAPCESALKNAGLTTSQIDEVILVGGSTRIPAIQEAVKKFFGKEPSKGVNPDEVVAVGASIQGGVLTGDVKDVLLLDVTPLSLGIETMGGVMTKLIEANTTIPTKKSETFSTASDNQPSVEIHVLQGERPMASGNRTIGRFHLDGIPPAPRGIPQVEVTFDIDANGILHVGAKDKATGKEQSIRIEASSGLSKDDIEKMKNEAAANADSDRMAREKADKLNAADSLIFQVEKQMTEFGDKLPADKKAPVENALAELKKAHSAQDLTGIDAAMNQLNTVFQAAGQEMHAAAQQAQQNGGAANSSSTADTEVTDVDFEEVKDGKN; encoded by the coding sequence ATGAGCAAGATCATCGGTATCGACTTGGGCACCACCAATAGCTGCGTAGCCGTAATGGAAGGCAGTGAACCCGTGGTGATCGCCAACAGCGAGGGCAAGCGCACCACCCCCAGCATCGTGGCGTTCATCGAAGGCGGTGAGCGCAAAGTGGGCGACCCGGCCAAGCGCCAAGCCATCACGAACCCACGGAACACGATCTATTCCATCAAACGCTTCATGGGCAACTCGTTCGACGAGAGCTCCAAGGAGGCTGGCCGTGTTCCTTATGAAGTTGTTCGCGGTGAGAACAACACGCCCCGCGTGAAGATCGCTGACCGCCTGTACACACCACAGGAGATCAGCGCCATGGTCCTTCAGAAGATGAAGAAGACCGCCGAAGACTACCTGGGTACTTCGGTGAGCGAGGCGGTGATCACCGTTCCTGCCTACTTCAACGACGCACAGCGCCAAGCCACCAAGGAAGCCGGCGAGATCGCTGGTCTGAAGGTGCGCCGGATCATCAACGAACCCACTGCTGCTGCACTCGCCTACGGCTTGGACAAAAAGCACAAGGACATGAAGGTTGTGGTGTTCGATTGCGGCGGCGGCACCCACGACGTAAGCGTGCTTGAACTGGGCGATGGCGTGTTCGAGGTGAAAGCCACGGATGGCGATACGCACCTGGGCGGTGACGACTTCGATCAGTGCATCATCGATTGGTTGGCCGAGGAGTTCAAGAACGACGAAGGCATTGACCTGCGCAAAGACCCCATGGCCCTGCAGCGCCTGAAGGATGCCGCCGAGAAAGCGAAGATCGAACTCAGCAGCACCACCAGCAGCGAGATCAACCTGCCGTACATCATGCCGGTGAACGGCATCCCGAAACACTTGGTCCGCAGCCTGAGCCGCGCCAAGTTCGAGCAACTGGTGGACACCTTGGTGAAGCGCACCATCGCCCCGTGCGAAAGCGCATTGAAGAACGCAGGCCTTACCACAAGCCAGATCGATGAGGTGATCCTCGTTGGTGGCAGCACGCGCATCCCGGCAATCCAGGAAGCCGTGAAGAAGTTCTTCGGCAAGGAGCCCAGCAAAGGCGTGAACCCCGATGAGGTTGTGGCCGTGGGTGCCAGCATCCAAGGCGGTGTGCTCACCGGCGATGTGAAGGATGTGCTGCTGTTGGACGTTACTCCCTTGAGCCTCGGCATCGAGACCATGGGCGGTGTGATGACCAAGCTCATCGAGGCCAACACCACCATCCCGACCAAGAAGAGCGAAACGTTCAGCACGGCCAGTGACAACCAACCCAGCGTGGAGATCCATGTGCTACAGGGTGAACGGCCCATGGCAAGCGGCAACCGCACGATCGGTCGCTTCCATTTGGACGGTATTCCACCAGCTCCGCGTGGCATCCCTCAAGTAGAGGTCACCTTCGACATCGACGCCAATGGCATTCTTCACGTGGGGGCCAAGGACAAGGCCACTGGGAAAGAGCAGAGCATCCGCATTGAGGCTAGCAGCGGTTTGAGCAAGGACGATATCGAAAAGATGAAGAACGAGGCTGCCGCGAACGCCGATAGCGACCGCATGGCAAGGGAGAAAGCCGACAAACTGAACGCCGCCGACAGCCTCATTTTCCAAGTGGAGAAGCAGATGACGGAATTCGGCGACAAGCTTCCGGCCGACAAGAAAGCCCCGGTGGAAAACGCTTTGGCCGAATTGAAGAAGGCCCACAGTGCACAGGACCTCACTGGTATCGACGCCGCGATGAACCAGTTGAACACTGTTTTCCAAGCAGCTGGACAGGAAATGCATGCAGCCGCGCAACAAGCCCAACAGAACGGCGGTGCGGCGAACAGCAGTTCCACGGCCGATACTGAAGTCACCGATGTTGACTTCGAGGAGGTAAAGGACGGCAAGAACTGA